One genomic segment of Komagataella phaffii GS115 chromosome 4, complete sequence includes these proteins:
- a CDS encoding mitochondrial ATP synthase, whose product MSTSLNVFRWSALATGIVYGAYHTQQLKVAGKINQDQFNFARRQNLIKEAKLEYSKLNPSQEDSKNDLAKINLDDDKLDFANVLLRAVESLNDN is encoded by the exons ATGTCCACTTCGTTAAAT GTTTTTAGATGGTCTGCTTTGGCCACAGGAATTGTGTATGGTGCTTACCACACCCAACAGCTGAAAGTAGCTGGAAAAATCAACCAGGACCAGTTTAATTTTGCCCGTAGACAGAATTTAATTAAAGAGGCTAAGCTAGAATATAGCAAACTGAATCCATCACaggaagattcaaagaatgATCTTGCTAAGATTAATCTGGATGATGATAAGTTAGATTTTGCGAATGTGCTTTTGAGAGCTGTAGAGTCACTGAATGATAACTAG
- a CDS encoding Mitochondria protein phosphatase, producing MFLGGCDVRLCSRPLRQFRASHSAYFKLRRVCVRSFTKGSAGSGGSTGSGGFENSYRGSKCDYNIAVSYLPKDRFQENEDGELIQMLKDKLMEQKSKGLTSPTGEDNYVCSLGNESIAVGVADGVGGWSELGHDSSEISRVLCRTIESFHRDNQKLEPQKLIDSAFSYIKENEIVKVGGTTICLGVLDGNGAANVANLGDSWFGVFRQMPPGYKFECVYQSLEQQHFFNAPFQLALIPNKILEDGKSRNAKYIVDSPDDAELYHCQLEHGDIVLFATDGITDNVSVDDLSLFLTDKVAEFRKGAAKPIAIDSKTLLAMGMELTSKVNKLSLDETYPSVFAQRLSHLTRMRYMGGKYDDITCVLVYVD from the coding sequence ATGTTCTTAGGAGGTTGTGATGTTAGATTATGCTCTAGACCATTAAGACAGTTTAGAGCCTCGCATTCCGCTTACTTCAAACTTCGGCGAGTCTGCGTTCGTTCATTCACGAAAGGGTCTGCTGGATCAGGCGGTTCAACTGGTTCAGgaggatttgaaaactcatATCGAGGCTCCAAATGCGACTACAACATTGCCGTTTCATACCTTCCGAAAGACAGgttccaagaaaatgaggaCGGAGAATTGATACAGATGCTCAAAGATAAACTTATGGAACAAAAATCCAAAGGTCTTACGTCACCAACTGGTGAAGACAACTATGTTTGCTCGTTGGGAAACGAGAGTATTGCAGTAGGTGTAGCTGACGGCGTCGGAGGTTGGAGTGAGCTAGGCCACGATTCTTCTGAGATTAGCCGAGTTTTATGTCGTACAattgaatcttttcataGAGACAATCAGAAGTTGGAGCCGCAAAAATTAATAGATTCTGCATTTTCTTACATAAAGGAAAATGAGATTGTTAAAGTGGGAGGAACTACTATTTGTCTGGGTGTTTTAGACGGGAACGGTGCTGCAAATGTTGCAAATCTTGGTGACTCATGGTTTGGAGTTTTCCGTCAGATGCCTCCTGGATATAAATTTGAGTGCGTTTACCAGTCGTTAGAACAACAACATTTTTTTAATGCTCCGTTTCAATTGGCTTTGATTCCCAacaaaatcttggaagaTGGTAAGAGCAGAAATGCCAAGTATATTGTAGATTCTCCAGATGATGCAGAGCTATATCATTGCCAGTTGGAGCATGGTGATATTGTTTTATTTGCAACCGATGGCATCACTGATAATGTTTCAGTAGATGATTTAAGTCTTTTCTTGACAGACAAGGTGGCAGAGTTTCGCAAAGGAGCAGCAAAACCTATTGCTATAGATTCCAAAACTCTTTTAGCAATGGGTATGGAACTAACCTCAAAAGTTAACAAGTTGAGCCTAGATGAAACATACCCCAGTGTGTTTGCACAAAGGCTAAGTCACCTCACCCGAATGAGGTACATGGGTGGTAAGTACGATGACATAACGTGTGTGCTGGTGTATGTGGACTAG